From Homo sapiens chromosome 6, GRCh38.p14 Primary Assembly, the proteins below share one genomic window:
- the POU3F2 gene encoding POU domain, class 3, transcription factor 2, with the protein MATAASNHYSLLTSSASIVHAEPPGGMQQGAGGYREAQSLVQGDYGALQSNGHPLSHAHQWITALSHGGGGGGGGGGGGGGGGGGGGGDGSPWSTSPLGQPDIKPSVVVQQGGRGDELHGPGALQQQHQQQQQQQQQQQQQQQQQQQQQRPPHLVHHAANHHPGPGAWRSAAAAAHLPPSMGASNGGLLYSQPSFTVNGMLGAGGQPAGLHHHGLRDAHDEPHHADHHPHPHSHPHQQPPPPPPPQGPPGHPGAHHDPHSDEDTPTSDDLEQFAKQFKQRRIKLGFTQADVGLALGTLYGNVFSQTTICRFEALQLSFKNMCKLKPLLNKWLEEADSSSGSPTSIDKIAAQGRKRKKRTSIEVSVKGALESHFLKCPKPSAQEITSLADSLQLEKEVVRVWFCNRRQKEKRMTPPGGTLPGAEDVYGGSRDTPPHHGVQTPVQ; encoded by the coding sequence ATGGCGACCGCAGCGTCTAACCACTACAGCCTGCTCACCTCCAGCGCCTCCATCGTGCACGCCGAGCCGCCCGGCGGCATGCAGCAGGGCGCGGGGGGCTACCGCGAAGCGCAGAGCCTGGTGCAGGGCGACTACGGCGCTCTGCAGAGCAACGGACACCCGCTCAGCCACGCTCACCAGTGGATCACCGCGCTGTCccacggcggcggcggcgggggcggtggcggcggcggggggggcgggggcggcggcgggggcggcggcgaCGGCTCCCCGTGGTCCACCAGCCCCCTGGGCCAGCCGGACATCAAGCCCTCGGTGGTGGTGCAGCAGGGCGGCCGCGGAGACGAGCTGCACGGGCCAGGCGCcctgcagcagcagcatcagcagcagcaacagcaacagcagcagcaacagcagcaacagcagcagcagcagcagcaacagcggCCGCCGCATCTGGTGCACCACGCCGCTAACCACCACCCGGGACCCGGGGCATGGCGGAGCGCGGCGGCTGCAGcgcacctcccaccctccatggGAGCGTCCAACGGCGGCTTGCTCTACTCGCAGCCCAGCTTCACGGTGAACGGCATGCTGGGCGCCGGCGGGCAGCCGGCCGGTCTGCACCACCACGGCCTGCGGGACGCGCACGACGAGCCACACCATGCCGACCACCACCCGCACCCGCACTCGCACCCACACCAGCagccgccgcccccgccgcccccgcAGGGTCCGCCTGGCCACCCAGGCGCGCACCACGACCCGCACTCGGACGAGGACACGCCGACCTCGGACGACCTGGAGCAGTTCGCCAAGCAGTTCAAGCAGCGGCGGATCAAACTGGGATTTACCCAAGCGGACGTGGGGCTGGCTCTGGGCACCCTGTATGGCAACGTGTTCTCGCAGACCACCATCTGCAGGTTTGAGGCCCTGCAGCTGAGCTTCAAGAACATGTGCAAGCTGAAGCCTTTGTTGAACAAGTGGTTGGAGGAGGCGGACTCGTCCTCGGGCAGCCCCACGAGCATAGACAAGATCGCAGCGCAAGGGCGCAAGCGGAAAAAGCGGACCTCCATCGAGGTGAGCGTCAAGGGGGCTCTGGAGAGCCATTTCCTCAAATGCCCCAAGCCCTCGGCCCAGGAGATCACCTCCCTCGCGGACAGCTTACAGCTGGAGAAGGAGGTGGTGAGAGTTTGGTTTTGTaacaggagacagaaagagaaaaggatgaCCCCTCCCGGAGGGACTCTGCCGGGCGCCGAGGATGTGTACGGGGGGAGTAGGGACACTCCACCACACCACGGGGTGCAGACGCCCGTCCAGTGA